The following are encoded in a window of Mycolicibacterium tusciae JS617 genomic DNA:
- a CDS encoding alpha/beta fold hydrolase encodes MDAELERWKTAGQYFDYLGFDIFYRVEGTGPYLLLVHGYPFNSWDWSLIWRSLVERFTVIAPDMIGMGFSAKPVAYGYSVPDHADMHEALLDHLNVERCHILAHDLGDSVGQELLARSEFGQQAYGSVSYQSITWLNGGLFNEAYTPRTMQKLMSSTPLGDLMSPLQGSPLSRRIVEPTINEMFGPNTKPSRELMGRFHEILEYNDGKRVLHKVGRFLGDRYTHRNRWVRAMRETAVPMRLIDGPIDPNSGAHMARRYAEVIPDADVVMLADDIGHWPQIEAPDAVLQHFLTHVDRAG; translated from the coding sequence ATGGATGCTGAACTCGAACGCTGGAAAACCGCCGGCCAGTACTTCGACTACCTGGGCTTCGACATCTTCTACCGCGTCGAAGGCACCGGCCCGTACCTGCTGCTCGTTCACGGCTATCCGTTCAACTCGTGGGACTGGTCGCTGATCTGGCGCAGCCTCGTCGAACGGTTCACCGTGATCGCGCCCGACATGATCGGTATGGGTTTCTCGGCCAAGCCTGTCGCGTACGGCTATTCGGTGCCCGATCACGCGGATATGCACGAAGCGCTGCTCGATCACCTGAACGTCGAGCGCTGCCACATACTCGCGCATGATCTCGGTGACTCGGTCGGCCAGGAGCTGTTGGCCCGCAGCGAATTCGGTCAGCAAGCGTATGGATCAGTGAGTTATCAGTCGATCACCTGGCTCAACGGGGGACTGTTCAACGAGGCCTACACACCGCGCACCATGCAGAAGCTGATGTCGTCGACGCCGTTGGGGGACCTCATGAGCCCGCTGCAGGGCAGTCCGCTGTCGCGGCGGATCGTGGAGCCCACCATCAACGAGATGTTCGGCCCGAACACCAAGCCGTCACGCGAACTGATGGGGCGATTCCACGAGATCCTCGAATACAACGACGGCAAACGGGTGCTGCACAAGGTCGGGCGGTTCCTGGGCGATCGTTATACGCACCGCAACCGATGGGTGCGCGCCATGCGCGAAACCGCGGTGCCGATGCGGCTCATCGACGGACCCATCGACCCCAACTCCGGTGCTCACATGGCTCGGCGGTATGCCGAGGTCATCCCAGATGCGGACGTCGTGATGCTGGCCGACGACATCGGTCACTGGCCGCAGATCGAGGCCCCTGACGCGGTGCTGCAACACTTCCTCACCCATGTCGACCGGGCCGGCTGA
- a CDS encoding alkaline phosphatase D family protein — protein MAQVSPRLAYGEVVTLLLGPALRHVSDTTALIWVQTEHASTVEILGCSAPTFEVQGHHFALVTVTGLTPDTTTEYEVKVDGRQVWPLPDSRFPASIIRTRGPESKHRLRAIFGSCRYPKTDDDKVDSKLGLDALDSYADRMACQPVGDWPDALILLGDQLYADELTPETRRRVAGRRTRNKQAQRPPDEVVSFAEYERLYRHSWGDPEIRWLMSTVPTAMIFDDHDIRDDWNTSESWRTEVNAKPWWRDRIQAGLASYWVYQHLGNLSPAELADNEDYARLLSTEGDTWPFLKDLADRADYEVDSNKGVRFSYRWDLGRSRLIMVDSRNGRILDSGQRMMIGDREFEWLEDNATERLEEIDHLLLASSLPWLLPPVIGDLQSVNERMADRPGWRGRLGEKLRRAGDFEHWAAFIKSFLRLTELIARVADHASGPATVSVLSGDVHHSYAARAEVTAPGSHREVRAAVHQLVCSPVHNYVPGFVKPAFRLGWSTSAARLSGRWARRHGVPPLPVTWTNTCGPLFGNTIATMHVDGRRAEVYFEQPRGQTELEEVGRVTLSRPETGATAANERASRSAG, from the coding sequence ATGGCCCAAGTGTCGCCGAGACTCGCCTACGGTGAAGTGGTGACCCTGCTGCTCGGCCCCGCATTGCGCCACGTCTCGGACACCACGGCGCTGATCTGGGTGCAGACCGAGCATGCAAGCACGGTGGAGATCCTGGGTTGCTCGGCGCCGACGTTCGAGGTCCAGGGCCACCATTTCGCCCTCGTCACGGTGACCGGACTGACACCGGACACCACCACCGAATACGAGGTCAAGGTGGACGGGCGGCAGGTATGGCCACTGCCGGACTCACGGTTCCCGGCCAGCATCATCCGGACCCGCGGGCCCGAGTCCAAACATCGCCTTCGCGCCATCTTCGGTTCCTGCCGCTATCCGAAAACAGACGATGACAAGGTCGACTCGAAACTGGGCCTTGATGCGCTGGACAGCTATGCCGACCGGATGGCCTGCCAACCTGTCGGTGACTGGCCGGATGCGCTGATTCTGCTCGGCGACCAGTTGTACGCCGACGAACTGACGCCGGAGACGCGTCGTCGAGTGGCCGGCCGTCGGACCCGCAACAAACAAGCCCAACGTCCACCTGATGAGGTGGTGAGCTTCGCCGAATACGAACGGCTGTATCGCCATTCGTGGGGCGACCCGGAGATCAGGTGGCTGATGTCCACCGTCCCCACCGCGATGATCTTCGACGACCACGACATCCGCGACGACTGGAACACCTCCGAATCGTGGCGCACCGAGGTGAACGCCAAACCATGGTGGCGAGACCGCATCCAGGCAGGCCTGGCCTCGTACTGGGTGTATCAGCATCTGGGCAATCTCAGCCCGGCAGAATTGGCCGACAACGAGGATTACGCGCGCCTGCTGTCCACCGAAGGAGACACCTGGCCGTTCCTGAAGGATTTGGCCGACCGGGCCGACTACGAAGTCGACTCCAACAAGGGCGTGCGATTCAGCTATCGGTGGGACCTTGGACGTAGCCGGCTGATCATGGTCGATTCGCGCAACGGACGAATACTGGATTCCGGGCAGCGGATGATGATCGGTGACCGCGAGTTCGAGTGGCTGGAAGACAATGCGACCGAGCGCCTCGAGGAGATCGACCATCTGCTGCTCGCATCGTCTCTCCCGTGGCTGCTGCCGCCGGTGATCGGGGATCTGCAATCGGTGAACGAGCGGATGGCCGACCGTCCCGGCTGGCGTGGCCGCCTCGGCGAAAAGCTACGGCGCGCCGGGGATTTCGAGCACTGGGCGGCATTCATCAAGTCTTTCCTGCGGCTGACCGAACTGATCGCGCGAGTGGCAGATCATGCGTCCGGCCCGGCTACCGTGAGTGTGCTCTCCGGCGATGTGCACCACAGTTACGCCGCCCGCGCCGAAGTCACCGCCCCGGGATCACATCGAGAGGTTCGCGCGGCCGTGCATCAACTGGTGTGTTCGCCGGTGCACAACTACGTGCCCGGGTTCGTCAAACCGGCGTTCCGGCTTGGTTGGTCGACGTCGGCGGCACGATTGTCGGGTCGGTGGGCGCGTCGCCACGGGGTACCACCACTGCCTGTGACCTGGACGAACACCTGCGGACCACTGTTCGGCAACACCATTGCCACAATGCACGTGGACGGCCGCAGAGCCGAGGTGTATTTCGAGCAACCCCGCGGTCAGACCGAACTAGAAGAGGTCGGCCGGGTAACACTGAGCCGTCCCGAAACCGGCGCGACGGCAGCGAACGAGCGGGCTAGTCGAAGCGCTGGCTGA
- the dxs gene encoding 1-deoxy-D-xylulose-5-phosphate synthase translates to MLEQIRGPADLQHLTQSQMSDLAQEIREFLIHKVAATGGHLGPNLGVVELTLALHRVFDSPHDPIIFDTGHQSYVHKMVTGRSHDFETLRKKDGLSGYPSRSESEHDWVESSHASAALSYADGLAKAFELSGHRNRHVVAVVGDGALTGGMCWEALNNIAASRRPVVIIVNDNGRSYAPTIGGFAEHMAGLRLQPGYERVLEEGRKAVQKMPIIGELCYQCMHSIKAGIKDALSPQVMFTDLGLKYVGPIDGHDEHAVENALRHARGFNAPVIVHVVTRKGMGYAPAENDEADQMHSCGVIDPETGLATSVPGPGWTSAFSEALIGYAARRRDIVAITAAMPGPTGLTDFRKRFPDRFFDVGIAEQHAMTSAAGLAMGGMHPVVAIYSTFLNRAFDQVMMDVALHKLPVTMVLDRSGVTGPDGASHNGIWDLSMLGIVPGMRVAAPRDGTRLREELGEALSIKDGPTAIRFPKGDVGEDIPAIERRGGVDVLAVPVDGLSDDVLLVAIGPFAAMALAVAERLRNQGIGVTVADPRWVLPVPEAVGELAAAHKLVVTIEDNGVQGGVGSAVSAALRRTEIDVPCRDLGLPQEFFAHASRGEVLTDVGLTDRNIARQITGWVAAQGAPVSPEREVSQRFD, encoded by the coding sequence ATGCTTGAACAGATCCGCGGTCCCGCAGATCTGCAGCACTTGACCCAGTCGCAGATGAGCGACCTGGCGCAGGAAATCCGCGAATTCCTGATTCACAAGGTCGCTGCAACCGGCGGCCACCTTGGCCCCAATCTCGGTGTGGTCGAGCTCACCCTTGCTCTGCATCGGGTGTTCGACTCGCCGCACGATCCGATCATCTTCGACACCGGACACCAGTCCTATGTGCACAAGATGGTGACGGGCCGCAGCCACGACTTCGAGACTCTTCGCAAGAAAGACGGCCTCTCGGGCTATCCGTCGCGCAGCGAGAGCGAGCACGACTGGGTCGAGTCCAGCCATGCCAGCGCCGCGTTGTCCTATGCCGACGGACTGGCGAAGGCCTTCGAACTTTCCGGGCACCGCAATCGCCACGTGGTCGCTGTCGTCGGTGACGGCGCCCTGACCGGTGGCATGTGCTGGGAGGCGTTGAACAACATCGCCGCGTCCCGGCGCCCGGTGGTCATCATCGTCAACGACAACGGCCGTAGCTATGCGCCCACGATCGGCGGCTTCGCCGAGCACATGGCCGGGCTACGCCTGCAGCCCGGCTACGAAAGAGTGCTCGAGGAGGGCCGTAAGGCCGTCCAGAAAATGCCGATCATCGGCGAGCTCTGCTACCAGTGCATGCACAGCATCAAGGCCGGCATCAAGGATGCGCTGTCGCCGCAGGTGATGTTCACCGATCTGGGCCTGAAGTACGTGGGCCCGATCGACGGTCACGATGAGCACGCGGTGGAGAACGCGCTGCGTCATGCACGTGGCTTCAACGCGCCGGTGATCGTGCACGTCGTCACCCGCAAGGGCATGGGGTATGCCCCTGCCGAGAACGACGAAGCCGACCAGATGCACTCATGTGGTGTCATCGACCCCGAGACAGGGCTCGCGACATCGGTACCGGGCCCAGGGTGGACGTCGGCGTTCTCCGAAGCGTTGATCGGCTACGCGGCCCGGCGCCGCGACATCGTCGCCATCACCGCCGCGATGCCCGGCCCGACGGGGCTGACCGACTTCCGCAAGCGATTCCCCGACAGGTTCTTCGACGTCGGCATCGCCGAGCAGCACGCGATGACCTCAGCTGCCGGCCTGGCAATGGGCGGTATGCATCCGGTCGTGGCGATCTACTCCACGTTCCTCAACCGCGCGTTCGACCAGGTCATGATGGACGTGGCGCTGCACAAGCTGCCCGTCACGATGGTCTTGGATCGCTCGGGCGTCACCGGCCCTGATGGCGCGAGCCACAACGGCATTTGGGATCTGTCCATGCTGGGCATCGTTCCCGGCATGCGGGTGGCCGCGCCGCGCGACGGCACCCGCCTGCGCGAGGAACTCGGCGAGGCGCTCAGCATCAAGGACGGACCGACCGCCATTCGGTTCCCGAAAGGCGATGTCGGCGAGGATATTCCGGCAATCGAACGTCGCGGTGGTGTCGACGTGCTCGCCGTCCCGGTCGACGGCTTGTCCGACGACGTGCTCCTGGTGGCGATCGGACCGTTCGCCGCGATGGCACTGGCGGTCGCGGAGCGGCTGCGCAACCAGGGCATCGGCGTCACAGTCGCCGACCCGCGGTGGGTGCTTCCCGTGCCTGAGGCCGTGGGGGAGTTGGCGGCCGCGCACAAGCTGGTGGTCACCATCGAGGACAACGGCGTGCAGGGTGGCGTCGGGTCGGCGGTGTCGGCGGCGCTGCGCCGGACCGAGATCGACGTGCCCTGCCGGGATCTCGGGTTGCCGCAGGAGTTCTTCGCGCACGCGTCGCGCGGTGAGGTGCTCACCGACGTCGGGCTGACCGACCGCAACATCGCCCGTCAGATCACCGGCTGGGTGGCAGCCCAGGGGGCGCCCGTATCGCCCGAGCGCGAAGTCAGCCAGCGCTTCGACTAG
- the nhaA gene encoding Na+/H+ antiporter NhaA encodes MPTNLRFFTRGSWSESQRFSEILRRETVGGMLLLATAGIALVWANTPWSAAYRTVSEFRIGPEALHLNLSLSAWAADGLLAIFFFIVGLELKREFVAGDLRDPRRAALPIAAAIGGMVVPAALYIGINFAAGHPENFDGWAVPIATDIAFALAVLAVLSTHLPTALRTFLLTLAVVDDLLAITVIAIFYTDHLSPVPLALALIPIGLFGLAVQRGVHHWWLLVPLAVAAWALVHASGVHATVAGVVLGFVVPVRGRYGQPTAERFEHAFRPLSAGFAVPVFAFFAAGVTVGGWTGLGDSLLHPVTDGVIAGLVIGKPLGVFLTAFLLARFTHATLDDDLAWRDVLGVSLLAGIGFTVSLLIGELAFEHGTPAGNDVKIGVLVGSVVAGVLASVVLLSRNAAYRRIYEIETADADHDGVPDIYDARQD; translated from the coding sequence ATGCCAACCAATTTGCGATTTTTTACGCGCGGCTCATGGTCGGAATCTCAGAGGTTTTCTGAGATCCTGCGACGAGAAACGGTGGGCGGCATGCTGCTGCTCGCCACCGCCGGTATCGCACTGGTGTGGGCGAACACGCCGTGGTCTGCCGCCTATCGGACGGTTTCGGAGTTCAGAATCGGGCCAGAGGCGCTGCATTTGAACCTTTCGCTGTCAGCGTGGGCCGCCGACGGACTGTTGGCCATTTTCTTCTTCATCGTGGGACTGGAACTCAAGCGCGAATTCGTCGCAGGCGACCTGCGTGATCCGCGTCGCGCGGCCCTGCCGATCGCGGCGGCGATCGGCGGTATGGTCGTGCCGGCCGCGCTCTACATCGGGATCAACTTCGCCGCGGGCCACCCGGAGAATTTCGACGGGTGGGCGGTGCCGATCGCCACCGACATCGCGTTCGCTCTGGCAGTCCTGGCCGTGTTGTCCACCCACTTGCCGACCGCGCTGCGCACGTTCCTACTGACTCTGGCCGTCGTCGATGATCTGCTGGCGATCACGGTCATCGCGATCTTCTACACCGACCACCTCTCGCCGGTGCCACTCGCGCTCGCCCTGATTCCCATCGGACTGTTCGGGCTGGCGGTGCAGCGAGGCGTGCACCACTGGTGGCTGTTGGTGCCCCTGGCCGTGGCGGCCTGGGCGCTGGTGCATGCCAGCGGTGTGCACGCCACGGTCGCCGGAGTCGTGCTGGGCTTCGTGGTTCCGGTGCGTGGTCGCTACGGTCAACCGACCGCTGAGCGGTTCGAACACGCGTTTCGGCCGTTGTCCGCGGGATTCGCGGTGCCGGTGTTCGCGTTCTTCGCCGCGGGGGTGACCGTTGGCGGCTGGACAGGCCTCGGGGACTCATTGCTGCACCCGGTGACGGACGGCGTCATCGCGGGTTTGGTGATCGGCAAGCCTCTTGGGGTGTTCCTCACCGCCTTTCTCCTGGCGAGATTCACCCATGCAACCCTCGACGACGACCTCGCCTGGCGTGACGTTCTCGGCGTGTCGCTACTGGCGGGCATCGGGTTCACTGTTTCGTTATTAATCGGTGAGCTGGCTTTCGAACACGGCACCCCGGCGGGCAACGACGTCAAGATCGGAGTCCTCGTCGGTTCTGTTGTCGCAGGTGTACTGGCATCTGTGGTGTTGCTGAGCCGCAACGCGGCGTATCGGCGCATCTACGAGATCGAGACCGCCGACGCTGATCACGATGGTGTGCCCGACATCTACGACGCTCGGCAGGACTGA
- a CDS encoding ABC transporter ATP-binding protein: protein MQRLTKRFSKIVAVDDVSFAVEAGEVFGFLGPNGAGKSTTIRLLLGLIRPSSGGAQVFGIDAGDVVTAHRYLAYVPADVALWPALTGAEILELLGNVGPSVDIDYRTELVARFQLDLDRPGKTYSTGNRQKVALVAAFATRAPLLVLDEPTSGLDPLMEREFRRCVVAARERGQTVFLSSHQLAEVEAVCDRVAILRCGRLVEIDTIADLRRLRRTVVDVSYRGVPPVLDNIPGVSNIDRIDANRLRFSLTGAPAPALRALALADITALAMREPTLEEIFLDYYGERLR, encoded by the coding sequence GTGCAGCGTCTGACGAAACGGTTCAGCAAGATCGTCGCCGTCGACGACGTCAGCTTCGCCGTCGAGGCGGGTGAGGTGTTCGGGTTCCTCGGCCCTAACGGTGCCGGAAAATCGACCACCATCCGACTGCTGCTCGGCCTTATTCGCCCCAGCAGCGGCGGCGCCCAGGTGTTCGGAATCGACGCGGGCGACGTCGTCACAGCCCATCGTTACCTGGCGTACGTGCCTGCCGACGTCGCGCTGTGGCCGGCCTTGACGGGTGCCGAAATCCTTGAACTGCTCGGCAATGTGGGCCCCAGCGTTGATATCGACTACCGCACCGAACTTGTCGCACGTTTTCAGCTCGACCTGGACAGGCCAGGGAAGACATATTCAACCGGCAACCGACAGAAGGTCGCCCTGGTTGCCGCGTTCGCCACTCGCGCGCCTCTGCTCGTACTCGACGAACCCACCAGTGGCCTAGATCCTTTGATGGAGCGCGAGTTTCGCCGCTGTGTCGTCGCGGCGAGAGAGCGCGGCCAGACGGTCTTCCTGAGTTCCCATCAACTAGCCGAGGTCGAAGCGGTCTGCGACAGGGTTGCGATACTGCGATGCGGACGGCTGGTGGAGATCGACACCATCGCCGACCTGCGCCGGTTGCGCCGGACCGTTGTCGACGTGTCTTATCGCGGAGTCCCACCCGTATTGGACAACATCCCGGGTGTCTCCAACATCGATCGGATCGACGCGAATCGGCTGCGCTTCAGTCTCACTGGCGCCCCTGCGCCTGCGTTGCGCGCTCTGGCTTTGGCGGACATCACCGCGCTGGCCATGCGCGAACCGACACTCGAAGAGATATTCCTCGACTACTACGGTGAGAGATTGCGATGA
- a CDS encoding IS1380 family transposase, which translates to MQVSHSFASQSAVFDDDHLVSCAGLVPVMTLAQQTGLTRLLSEKVQIVAPRIKSGAANPSPKLATLIAGMCAGADCIDDIDLVRSGGMTTLFDGVYAPSTVGTLLREFTFGHARQLESVLRDHLVALCGRVDLLPDAAKGSVFIDIDSLLRPVYGRAKQGASYGHTKIAGKQILRKGLSPLATTISTAGSAPVIAGMRLRAGKTASAKGAGRMVAQAIRTARAAGASGQILVRGDSAYGNRAVVRSCLRAGARFSLVMIRNPAVERALAAIDESAWTPVSYPGAVQDPDTGAWISDAEVAEIPYTAFASTPDRITARLIVRRVKDARFPDALFPVWRYHPFFTNTDLPADQADITHRQHAIIETVFADLIDGPLAHIPSGRFGANSAWILCAAIAHNLLRAAGVLAGENHGRARGSTLRRKIVNIPARLARPQRRPILHLPTHWPWSRAWLMLWHNIIGPSPPNAATV; encoded by the coding sequence GTGCAAGTTTCGCACAGCTTCGCTTCGCAGTCAGCGGTGTTCGATGACGATCATCTCGTGTCGTGCGCCGGGCTGGTACCGGTGATGACGTTGGCCCAGCAGACCGGGCTGACTCGGCTTCTCTCGGAGAAGGTCCAGATCGTCGCGCCGCGGATCAAGTCCGGGGCGGCCAACCCGTCTCCGAAACTGGCCACGCTGATCGCGGGCATGTGCGCGGGCGCGGACTGCATCGACGACATCGACCTGGTCCGCAGCGGCGGCATGACGACGCTCTTCGACGGCGTGTACGCACCGTCGACGGTCGGAACGTTGTTGCGAGAGTTCACCTTCGGTCACGCCCGCCAACTCGAATCGGTACTACGTGACCATCTGGTGGCGCTGTGTGGGAGGGTCGACCTGCTCCCTGATGCCGCCAAGGGGTCGGTGTTCATCGACATCGACTCGCTGCTACGTCCGGTCTACGGGCGCGCCAAACAGGGCGCCTCCTACGGACACACCAAGATCGCCGGCAAGCAGATCCTGCGCAAGGGACTCTCACCGCTGGCCACCACCATCAGCACCGCGGGGTCGGCACCGGTGATCGCCGGGATGCGGCTACGCGCGGGCAAGACCGCCTCGGCCAAGGGTGCCGGGCGCATGGTCGCCCAAGCCATCAGAACCGCCCGCGCCGCCGGAGCCAGCGGGCAGATCCTGGTGCGCGGCGACTCGGCCTACGGCAACCGGGCGGTGGTGCGGAGCTGCCTGCGCGCGGGCGCCCGGTTCTCGCTGGTGATGATCCGAAACCCCGCCGTGGAACGCGCGCTGGCCGCCATCGACGAGAGCGCCTGGACCCCGGTGTCTTATCCCGGCGCAGTCCAAGATCCCGATACCGGGGCCTGGATCTCTGATGCCGAAGTCGCCGAAATCCCCTACACCGCTTTTGCATCCACCCCCGATCGAATCACCGCGCGCCTCATCGTGCGTCGAGTCAAAGACGCCCGGTTTCCCGACGCACTGTTTCCGGTCTGGCGATATCACCCGTTCTTCACCAACACCGACCTGCCCGCCGATCAGGCCGACATCACCCACCGCCAACACGCGATCATCGAGACCGTGTTCGCCGACCTGATCGACGGACCGCTGGCACACATCCCGTCGGGCCGCTTCGGGGCGAACTCCGCCTGGATCCTGTGCGCGGCCATCGCCCACAACCTGCTGCGCGCCGCCGGGGTGCTGGCAGGTGAGAACCACGGCCGGGCGCGGGGATCCACACTGCGCCGCAAGATCGTCAACATTCCCGCGCGACTCGCCCGTCCGCAACGCCGGCCCATCCTGCACCTACCCACCCACTGGCCCTGGTCTCGGGCCTGGCTCATGCTGTGGCACAACATCATCGGCCCTAGCCCGCCCAATGCCGCTACTGTCTGA
- a CDS encoding polyketide antibiotic transporter: MSALVAIQYRTTFQGALDQSGLRALTENPAIRILFGTPLALDDAGGFTVWRTGMPVLVLASVWILLTGTRMTRGEEDTGRFDLLLAGRLSMAGLVARSVMVIGGASMVIGVAVGAALVAAGTHTTGAGVYGGAIFALTLTVGSGAVLASQIMPTRSAAVGVSVGFLGLALLMRMLADGVPELAWTAWTTPFGLAARAAPYAHNRIGPLLVMLCLAVAFGVAALWTARHRDAGRGLIRVATSRAPQTMLLGSLTGFAIRRAIRPTAGWAIGIATYFVVFGALIASILEFFGTNRRFAELAAAAGFGGLDSAAGLAAALFGLLAVPTSLYAATRLAALATDERDRRWTPVLATDIPRIHLAGREIAVTTACMLLLHLTAGLAIWTGAAITGAPLTIGHALSGALYSASVAWLAVGAATLAVGWLPAAVGLIGALPVAGGFLFYVLADSAGAPAWVAGMSPFAHLAPVPDAAPNWAATTAFFLTGVGLVAAGITRYAHRDFTT, translated from the coding sequence ATGTCGGCGCTGGTTGCAATTCAGTACCGAACGACATTTCAAGGTGCGCTCGATCAGTCCGGCTTGCGGGCGCTAACCGAGAACCCGGCGATTCGAATCCTTTTCGGAACACCACTCGCGCTGGACGACGCCGGCGGCTTCACCGTTTGGCGGACCGGAATGCCGGTGTTGGTACTCGCGAGTGTATGGATTCTGCTCACGGGGACGCGGATGACGCGGGGCGAGGAGGACACTGGCCGCTTCGACCTTCTACTCGCCGGCAGACTGTCGATGGCAGGTCTGGTAGCGCGTTCCGTGATGGTCATCGGTGGAGCCTCGATGGTGATCGGCGTCGCCGTCGGCGCGGCTCTCGTTGCCGCCGGCACGCACACCACCGGCGCCGGGGTCTACGGCGGTGCAATCTTTGCGTTGACGCTCACCGTCGGCAGTGGCGCCGTCCTCGCGTCCCAGATCATGCCGACACGCTCTGCGGCGGTGGGCGTCAGCGTTGGCTTCCTTGGCCTGGCTCTGCTGATGCGCATGCTTGCCGACGGTGTGCCGGAATTGGCATGGACAGCATGGACGACGCCGTTCGGACTCGCAGCACGGGCAGCGCCGTACGCCCACAACCGGATCGGCCCGCTGCTCGTCATGCTCTGCTTGGCGGTCGCATTCGGAGTAGCTGCCCTGTGGACGGCGCGGCACCGGGACGCGGGCCGCGGGCTGATCCGGGTGGCGACCAGCAGGGCGCCGCAGACCATGCTCCTTGGATCGCTCACCGGATTCGCGATACGCCGCGCGATCCGGCCAACCGCCGGTTGGGCAATCGGCATCGCCACGTATTTCGTTGTCTTCGGTGCGCTGATCGCATCGATTCTCGAGTTCTTCGGCACCAACCGCCGCTTCGCAGAGTTGGCGGCGGCCGCGGGGTTCGGCGGTCTCGATTCCGCAGCCGGATTGGCGGCCGCCCTGTTCGGCCTGCTTGCCGTTCCAACCAGCCTGTACGCCGCAACCAGGCTGGCCGCGCTCGCCACCGACGAAAGAGACCGCAGATGGACACCGGTGCTCGCCACCGATATTCCACGAATTCACTTGGCCGGCAGGGAAATCGCGGTGACGACGGCCTGCATGCTACTGCTGCATTTGACCGCCGGTCTGGCGATCTGGACCGGTGCTGCGATCACTGGTGCGCCGCTGACGATAGGCCACGCGCTGAGCGGCGCGCTGTACTCCGCCTCGGTCGCCTGGCTCGCGGTCGGCGCCGCCACCCTGGCCGTCGGCTGGCTGCCGGCGGCTGTTGGTCTCATCGGGGCGTTGCCGGTGGCGGGCGGCTTCCTGTTCTACGTTCTCGCCGACAGTGCGGGCGCGCCGGCGTGGGTGGCAGGCATGTCCCCGTTCGCACACCTCGCGCCGGTGCCCGACGCTGCGCCGAACTGGGCCGCCACCACAGCGTTTTTCCTGACCGGCGTAGGCCTAGTCGCTGCGGGTATTACCAGATATGCCCACCGTGACTTCACCACCTAG
- a CDS encoding CBS domain-containing protein has translation MHAEDMAEEFPAITVNTNALDAARILAEHRLPGILVTDESGKPCAVLPASQVVRFIVPTYVQDDPSLAGVISESWADKAAEKLGDKKVHDVLPEHLTNIPAVNADDTIIEVAALMARFKSPLIAVMKDNKLHGVITASRLLDAALRP, from the coding sequence ATGCACGCCGAAGACATGGCCGAGGAATTCCCGGCGATAACCGTGAACACGAACGCGCTGGACGCCGCGCGAATCCTCGCCGAACACCGATTGCCGGGGATCCTCGTCACGGACGAGTCGGGGAAACCGTGCGCGGTGCTTCCCGCCTCGCAAGTGGTGCGGTTCATCGTGCCGACCTACGTCCAGGACGACCCATCCCTAGCCGGGGTGATCAGCGAGTCGTGGGCCGACAAGGCAGCTGAAAAGCTCGGCGACAAGAAGGTTCACGACGTGCTGCCGGAACACCTCACCAACATCCCGGCAGTCAATGCGGACGACACCATTATCGAGGTGGCCGCCCTCATGGCCCGTTTCAAGAGTCCATTGATCGCCGTCATGAAGGACAATAAGTTGCACGGTGTCATCACTGCGTCGCGGTTGCTGGACGCCGCGCTGAGGCCTTAA